Proteins encoded within one genomic window of Aspergillus nidulans FGSC A4 chromosome VII:
- the dppV gene encoding dipeptidyl peptidase DppV (transcript_id=CADANIAT00009305): protein MGALRWLSLAAAASSALALTPEQLISAPRRSEAIPNPSGNIAVFSSSQYSFDTHESSSAWNLLDLRSGKITPLTNDSNVSEIVWLNDSTLLYINGTNAQIPGGSELWVSGLSNFPSGYKAASLPASFSGLKAVTTKSGDIKFVAYAQSYRNGTAYNEELAETYLSSARIYDSIYVRHWDTYLTTTFNAVFSGTLKKTQHARYASAGSLKNLVAPIPNAESPYPPFGGSSDYDISADGKWVAYKSKAPDVPQANHTTAYIYLVPHDGSETPVPINGPGSAPEGIEGDSNNPVFSPDSKSLAYLQMKDPTYESDRRVIYIYDLASKKITPLATEWDRSPDSLKWTDKSTIVAGSEDEGSGNLFLIPVKKATGDFIPEKLTNGKYASAFYLASGNTLVVTGSTLYSSWYVDLVSLNPKRGTIKNLVSAHEIDPELSGLGPEDISDIWFAGNWTDIHAWVIYPEGFDKSKTYPLAFLIHGGPQGAWYNSWSSRWNPKVFADQGYVVVAPNPTGSTGYGDELTDAIQNNWGGAPYEDLVKAWEYVRDNLDYVDTDRGVAAGASYGGFMVNWIQGSDLGREFKALVTHDGTFVADAKISTEELWFMEREFNGTFWDVRDNYRRFDPSAPERILRFATPHLIIHNDLDYRLPVAEGLSLFNVLQERGVPSRFLNFPDENHWVTSPENSLVWHQQVLGWLNKYSGIAEDNEDAVTLEDTVVPVVNINPPA, encoded by the exons ATGGGTGCTCTCCGGTGGCTTTCGCTCGCGGCTGCAGCTTCGTCTGCATTGGCATTGACCCCCGA ACAGTTGATCAGTGCTCCCCGCAGATCGGAGGCGATCCCCAATCCCTCTGGG AACATCGCCGtgttctcctcctcccaatACTCCTTCGATACGCACGAATCGAGCTCCGCATGGAATCTGCTTGACCTCCGCTCAGGGAAGATCACGCCTCTCACCAACGACAGCAATGTCTCTGAGATCGTCTGGCTGAACGACTCGACCCTGCTATACATCAATGGCACAAATGCCCAGATTCCTGGCGGCTCCGAGCTCTGGGTCTCAGGGCTGTCCAATTTTCCTTCAGG GTACAAGGCCGCCTCTCTGCCGGCGTCGTTCTCTGGCCTCAAGGCTGTCACTACCAAGTCTGGTGATATCAAGTTTGTCGCCTACGCCCAGTCTTACCGTAACGGTACCGCGTACAACGAGGAACTGGCTGAAACCTATTTGTCGAGCGCGCGCATCTATGACAGCATCTACGTGCGTCACTGGGATACCTACCTCACCACCACCTTCAATGCTGTGTTTTCCGGtacgctgaagaagacccaGCACGCGCGGTACGCTTCTGCTGGAAGTCTGAAGAACCTGGTAGCGCCCATTCCCAACGCCGAGTCTCCCTACCCTCCCTTTGGAGGCTCGTCGGACTACGACATCTCTGCGGACGGCAAATGGGTTGCGTACAAGAGCAAGGCTCCTGATGTTCCCCAGGCCAATCACACTACTGCCTACATTTATCTCGTCCCTCATGATGGTTCCGAAACCCCGGTTCCCATCAACGGGCCCGGTTCCGCGCCTGAGGGCATCGAAGGCGACTCCAACAACCCCGTCTTTTCTCCCGACAGCAAGAGCCTCGCCTATTTGCAGATGAAGGATCCGACCTACGAGTCTGACCGCCGCGTGATCTACATCTATGATCTCGCGTCCAAGAAGATCACCCCGCTGGCCACTGAGTGGGACCGATCTCCCGACTCGCTCAAGTGGACGGATAAGAGCACCATCGTTGCTGGCTCGGAAGACGAGGGTAGCGGCAACCTGTTCCTGATCCCCGTCAAGAAGGCCACTGGCGACTTTATTCCCGAGAAGCTCACCAACGGCAAGTATGCATCCGCTTTCTACCTCGCCTCTGGCAACACCCTTGTCGTGACCGGCTCCACTCTCTACTCCAGCTGGTACGTCGACCTCGTCAGCTTGAACCCCAAGCGCGGtaccatcaagaacttggTCTCTGCGCACGAGATCGACCCCGAGCTTAGCGGTCTCGGCCCCGAGGATATCAGCGATATCTGGTTTGCTGGAAACTGGACCGAT ATCCACGCCTGGGTCATCTACCCCGAAGGCTTCGACAAGAGCAAGACCTACCCATTGGCTTTCCTTATTCACGGCGGACCCCAGGGCGCATGGTACAACTCCTGGAGCTCCCGCTGGAACCCCAAGGTCTTCGCCGACCAGGGCTACGTCGTTGTCGCGCCCAACCCAACCGGTAGTACCGGCTACGGCGATGAACTAACCGACGCCATCCAGAACAACTGGG GCGGTGCTCCCTATGAAGACCTCGTCAAGGCCTGGGAATATGTCCGCGACAACCTCGACTACGTCGACACCGACCGCGGCGTCGCCGCCGGTGCCAGCTACGGCGGGTTCATGGTGAACTGGATCCAGGGCAGCGATTTGGGCCGCGAATTCAAGGCGCTCGTCACGCACGACGGTACATTCGTTGCTGACGCCAAGATCTCCACCGAAGAGCTCTGGTTCATGGAGCGCGAGTTCAACGGGACGTTCTGGGATGTGCGTGATAACTACCGCCGCTTTGACCCCAGTGCGCCTGAGCGTATCCTGCGATTCGCCACCCCCCATTTGATTATCCACAACGATCTTGACTACCGTCTCCCCGTCGCGGAAGGACTGAGTCTGTTTAACGTTCTTCAAGAGCGTGGTGTTCCCAGCCGGTTCCTTAACTTCCCCGACGAGAACCACTG GGTAACGAGTCCTGAGAACAGCCTTGTGTGGCACCAGCAGGTGCTCGGGTGGTTGAACAAGTACTCTGGCATTGCAGAGGATAACGAGGATGCGGTCACTTTGGAGGATACTGTTGTTCCTGTGGTGAATATCAATCCCCCTGCTTAA
- a CDS encoding sterol desaturase family protein (transcript_id=CADANIAT00009306): MEQLNVGGPLSRWWSHTTTTYSPTTIEFFGSAAVLFIGFWVPSLIFTWMDTLGPKHIPWRKIQAPARQPQYAAVKKGLVNSLQNQLLTSVLHLAYLGMLHFFTSGAKTTIYNVDSALPSPTRMARDIVISIVLQDIIFYHSHRGLHHPKIYRHIHKKHHEFTTPIALAALYAHPVEYFLSNILPVALPPALLGAHVVTFWFMLTWALLLAIIAHCGYELPPIYGWNMEVHDMHHELFVGNFGTIGFCDVLYGTRLTDSKATRVARDRLKEDTTEDTITAKNISSSAFNPLQRNGLGLEQGDWQGFFSHHTRHH, from the exons ATGGAACAATTGAATGTGGGTGGTCCCCTCTCGAGGTGGTGGTCCCATACCACGACCACTTACTCGCCCACAACAATCGAGTTCTTTGGCAGCGCtgccgtcctcttcatcgggTTCTGGGTGCCGTCTCTTATATTCACCTGGATGGACACTCTCGGCCCGAAGCACATCCCCTGGCGCAAGATCCAGGCCCCGGCTAGACAGCCCCAGTACGCAGCCGTGAAAAAGGGACTTGTCAATTCCCTGCAAAATCAGCTCCTTACGAGTGTGCTGCATCTGGCATACCTAGGCATGCTGCACTTTTTCACTTCGGGTGCAAAGACTACGATATACAATGTCGATTCCGCCCTCCCATCCCCTACCCGCATGGCCCGGGACATTGTCATCAGCATCGTGCTGCAAGACATAATCTTCTACCACTCCCACCGCGGCCTGCACCACCCCAAGATTTACCGGCACATCCATAAGAAGCATCATGAGTTTACAACCCCGATCGCCTTGGCTGCCCTCTACGCCCACCCTGTCGAGTACTTCCTCTCCAATATCCTCCCCGTCGCCCTTCCGCCTGCGTTGCTGGGAGCGCACGTTGTGACCTTTTGGTTTATGTTAACGTGGGCTTTGTTGCTTGCTATTATTGCCCATTGCGGATATGAGCTCCCGCCTATTTATGGCTGGAATATGGAGGTCCATGACATGCATCACGAGCTATTTGTGGGCAATTTCGGTACCATTGGGTTTTGCGACGTGCTTTATGGGACGAGATTGACGGATTCTAAGGCTACAAGGGTTGCGAGAGACAGGTTGAAGGAAG ATACAACGGAGGACACCATCACCGCAAAGAACATAAGTAGCAGCGCATTCAACCCGCTTCAGAGAAACGGTCTTGGATTAGAGCAAGGAGACTGGCAGGGATTTTTCAGCCATCACACGAGGCATCACTGA
- a CDS encoding uncharacterized protein (transcript_id=CADANIAT00009307), with translation MPNIIEGLGLKASPRTPMRFDVVGFTPHRSLEAAGDIMPEILVVGWLAANEELARSPDTIEHTGRHHRAFTHE, from the exons ATGCCCAATATTATCGAGGGGCTTGGACTCAAGGCATCTCCACGT ACCCCCATGAGATTCGACGTTGTCGGCTTTACACCACACAGAAGTCTTGAGGCCGCTGGAGATATAATGCCAGAGATCTTGGTGGTTGGCTGGTTAGCCGCAAACGAGGAATTAGCGCGGTCGCCGGACACTATAGAGCATACCGGGAGGCACCATAGAGCTTTCACCCATGAGTAA